The DNA region GAAGCTGAAAATATAAATGCAAACCGGAGCACAATCGCAGCCAAAATTCCCCAAAAAAGAACACGGCGGTAATAACGTGGCTCTACACCAAAGGCATAAAATACCATGATCATCACAAAAATATTGTCAACCGATAAAGCCTTTTCGATAAGATAGCCAGTCAGGAATTCGAGTGCAAGATTATGATTGTAAACCCTTACCGCCTGGTCGTAGTCAAGACCTTCAATATTTACCGGATGTCCATAAGTGGTAATAAGCCCCTGTATATCCCTCAGTGAAGCATCGCCACCCAAATGAATCCACACACCATGAAATAGCAGCAAAACATAAAATCCCAGCGAAACACCAACCCAAATAAATGTGTAAAGCAGAGCCTCTTTAAAAGGAACCACATGGTTACGCCTGTCAAACACCCCAAGATCAAGCATTAATATCCCTGCTATTATCACAATAAACAAGGAAAAGAAGAGCAATTCGTTGGCGTTCATTTCATCTGAGAGTCTAAAACATCACAAAAGTAATCAAAGCGGGCCGATTGATAACTTCGATGCAGCAGTATAATTGCAGTAAAATCTTAAGATTTTGAATACTATGCACTATCAATGAAAATCTTTCTAATTTTGAGCACTTTTTAGACACTCAACCGACATTAAACCATAAATGCCCGTTTTGAAAATTACAGGCAAAAAAAATGACATTACAATGACTAACTTTACCGAAATGAACCCCAACCCGCTGGTTCAATACCTGAACAAACCGGCAGCAGAATTTACCAAATCCGACATTGTTAAATATATCGAAGACCATAACATTGAGATGGTTAATTTCAGGTACACCGGAGGTGACGGACGGCTGAAAACGCTCAATTTTGTTATCAGTTCAAGAGAACATCTTAACAGTGTGCTTACCACAGGCGAAAGGGTTGACGGCTCAAGCCTCTTCCCATTTATACAGGCAGGGTCAAGCGATCTTTATGTTGTGCCCCGCTACCGCACAGCCTTTGTAAATCCCTTTGCCGAAGTCCCTTCGTTAGACTTCCTTTGCTCCTATTATAACAAAGATGGCGAACCACTTGAAAGTTCACCTGAATACATCTTGCGAAAAGCACATAAAGCCTTAAAAGACCAAACCGGCCTTACTTTCCATGTAATGGGCGAACTCGAATACTACATCATCAGTGAAGAAGAAGATTTATTCAGGGCTGTTGACCAGAAGGGATATCATGAATCGATGCCTTTTGCCAAATGGGAACAACTGCGCATTGAGGCGATGTCCGCCATGGCCAAAGCCGGATGCCTGATCAAATATGGCCATTCAGAAGTGGGCAATTTTATACAGGATGGAAAACTTTATGAGCAGAACGAAATTGAGTTTATGCCCACCAACCTGGAAGAAGCCGCCGACCAGCTGGTGATTGCCAAATGGATATTGCGGTCACTCGCCTACAAATATGGCGTACTGGTAACCTTTGCCCCGAAAATCACCGTTGGCAAAGCCGGAAGTGGCTTGCACATTCATACAAAACTGGTAAAAGACGGCAAAAACCAAATGATTGATAAGGGCAAACTTAGTGAAACGGCCCGCAAAGCCATAGCCGGTTACCTCGAACTGGCACCCTCACTTACAGCATTTGGCAATACAAATCCAACCTCTTATTTCAGGCTTGTTCCGCATCAGGAAGCACCCACCAATATTTGCTGGGGCGATCGCAACAGAAGTGTACTTGTAAGAGTACCTTTGGGATGGACCGGTGAAAACAAGATGATATACCATGCCAATCCACTTGAAAAACCTGAAAATGAAGACTTCTCGCAGCTTCAGACAGTAGAATTCCGTTGCCCGGATGGATCTGCCGATATTTATCTGCTACTTGCCGGACTTACAGTAGCTGCCCGCTATGGCCTTGAACTTGAAAATGCACTTGAAATCGCAGATAAAACCTACGTTGATGTGAATATATTTGACGAAAATCACAAAGATCGGTTAAATGAACTGAATAAATTACCGGTATCATGTTGGGAATCGGCTGATATGCTTGAAAAACAAGCCGAAATCTACAAACAGTATGGCGTTTTCTCCCAGGCAGTTATTGATGGAATTGCACGCAAACTGCGCAGCTTTCAAGATGAAAACCTTCGTCAGGAGGTGCATTGCAACAAGGAAAAAATAATTGGCCTTGTCAATGACCACTTCCACTGCGGATAATTAGTCCGAGAAATTCAGAATCCTTCATAGCCTGTTGAAACAAAGTGAATTGACACCACTTGATGCAAACATCCCTATGAAGGATTTTTCTTTGTCTTTCCTTTGAAACGAATCAGTTTTCTGCCAAGAAAAACCCTTCTGAGCCAGAAAGGCAAAACCAGTGCGCCTATTATCAGATAAGGATAATATGTGATAAGACGCCACGAAAAAGCAACCAGTGTGGTAAGATCTCCAGCCGGCCCTGCAATGTATTCGCGAAGAAAAACGGGGAAGAAATATTCTGCGATACCACTTCCTCCCGGTGTGGGACTTACCAGCATAATTACCCACATCATAAGCTGGCGTGCATAAATCAACAAATTCTCTGAAACGCCCATCACACCAGTAAACCCCATTATCAGGAAATTAACCACCCAAAACCTGGCCGTCCAGGAGAAAAAAGTTGAGCCAAAAGCTTTCAGCCAAAACATGACAGACTTCCCCTTTAACTCAGAAGACGCCGCAATTAACTGATTACCTGTTTCTTCAGCCGCATTTTGGAAACGATGCAGCACCTTTAGGGTGGTAGCTTTTATCAATAACCATTTTACACCCGAAGGATGAAAAAATACGCCATAACTCAGAAGCAATGTTAAAAAAGCAATAATGATGTAGCCCGCTAAAAAAACGCCCATCGGCCCAACCTCGAAACCCAACAGATGAAAGGATGAACCAACCACAGACAACCTTTCAAAGCCTGCAATAGCAAAAACCAACGGCACCATCAGAATGTAAAACAGTTCATCAAGCAGGGCAGTAACCATAACAATGGCTGCTGAGCGCCCCGTGCCCAACTTTTCTTTGCTTAAAATAAAAATAGCTATGGCTGACCCGCCCACTACCGAAGGCGTAACACTGGACGCAAATTCCCATAAAAAAATCACATCAAAAGACTTTCGCCAGCTTAAAGCTTTATCTGTCAGCAATCTGATGCGATACATATACGCCAAATCCCTGACAGTCACCAGCAAAAGAGCTGTAACAAAATAAGAAACAGAATACCAGGTAATCTGAATAGAGTTGAGGGCACTGTGCGAAACATCATTGTATATCATGTAGCCAATAACGGCCAATCCGATAATCACCGGAATGATTACCCGGTGAAAAGCAAAAATATTAAGAATCTTTCGCTGATGACTTGCCATATTTTCTATCAGAAACCAAATGCCACTTTCCAGTCAATGAACAGTTCTACCGAACCTAAGTTTCAAACAAACCGTCACATTTTTACTTAAGCTAAAGTAGTATTATTAACCCACAATTTAAGACTTGCGCCATATTGTCATTATAAAAATAGCCATAATGCCATTTTGTCCGCTTTTCAACCCTGAAATAACAAATTTTTGCATTGGCATTAAACTTGAAAAGAGGAGAACAATAAAATTAAAACAAAAACTAAAAAAAAGGAGAACCATATTATGACACTCGTTCGTTTTAACCAACAACCTGCATTAGCAGATGTAATTGACCAGATATTCTATAACCAGAACCGTCAGACATCAGGCTGTGGCACACCAGTTAACATTTACAAAACAGACGATTCCTTTGTAATCGAACTGGCTGTTCCCGGATATTCCAAGGAAGAAATCTCTATCAACCTGGAGCAGCAGACACTGAAAATATCAGCCGAAGCCAAACAGCGCGACATTAAGGACGACAAATTTTTACGCCGTGAATTTGGTTTTAATGGCATTAACCGCAGTTTTGTTTTGCCAAAAACCATTGACACTGAAACCATTAGTGCTGACTTCCGCGACGGAATTCTTAAAATAAACCTGCTCATAAAACAGGAAACCCTGATTAAGAAAGAGATTAGCATCTCTTAATCAACGAATTAAACAATAAAGAATGCCGCAGAAAACCTTTTCTGCGGCTTTCTTATTTTATGCTGAAAATTCATGACATTTGCGCCGGATTATTCACATTTTTCATGATCAAAGAAACCACTCTGGCACATTTGGGCCTTTTCACCTCGGGCCTGCTATTTGGCGCGAGCTATTGGATTGCCAAAGGGCTCATGCCTGATTTTATGCAACCCATGCAAATTATTTTCTGCAGAGGACTTGTAGCTCTGGCACTTTTCTGGCTGGTTTCACTTTTTCAAAAACCCACAATTATTCAGCCTAAAGACCACGCAATGCTTGCCATATGCGGACTTTTGGGCATTACCATCAATCAGGCCTTCTTTTTTTGGGGCTTAAGCTACACAAGCCCGGTTGACACCTCACTGATTCATTCGGCAAGCCCCGCCATGGTTATGCTTTTTTCCGCCATCATTGCCAAAGAGCGGCCCGGCATCTCAGGCATCGGAGGGATAGCGCTAGGTGCATTAGGCTCCGTAATTTTGATTTATCAGGGCAAAAATGCTACCGGCGGAAACAACCACCTGCTTGGCAACTCCCTGATATTTATCAACATTATGGCTTACAGCCTGTATCTTGTATTGGTAAAGCCATTGATGACAAGGTATAATGCTGTAGCGGTAATGAAATGGTCATTTGCCTATGGATTTCTGTTTATGCTCCCTTTTTGCTATAAATCTGCATACACCATACAATGGGCACAATTAACGGCAAATGCCTGGTTTGCCATTACCTACATTGTAATTGGCACCACTTTTATCGCTTATTTGCTAACCACTTTTTCTTTAAAATCGCTCAGTGCAGGAGTAGCCGGATACTATATTTACATGCAACCGGTTATTGCAGCGGCAATGGGCATACTCATTTACGGTGAAACCATTTCGGCGAGCAAAATTCTGGCAGCAATTCTGGTTTTTGCCGGCATTTTTATGATAAACAAACGGCTGTCATTAAAACAGATGCCTGAAAGGAATAAGCAGCCATCCAAATAACTTTTGAATTAAAGGCCTGCGCAACCATGACTCCATATTAAATCCTTCGCAATTGAGCATGGTTTCGTCCAAATGTGCTTTTATCAGATGCTGAATTCTTGGGTCGGTTCCAACCAGCACAATCTCATGCTGATACCTGAAACTTCTGTAATCGAAATTTGCCGAACCAATAGCAAAAACCTGATTATCAATAAGCAAGCATTTTGCGTGCAGATTACCCGGGGTATAAAAGTGCAGCTTGATTCCATTTTTGTAGTAAAAACCCATATACTTATCCCTTAAGAAATCAACCAACCTCACATCCGAGTGTAATGGCATAATCACCTTAACATTTACCCCCCGGCGGGCAGCGAGCATCATTTGTCTCCTCAATTTAAAACCCGGGAGAAAGTAAGGAGTTTCAATAATAACCTCATGTTTGGCTTTTTGAATCAGGCTTTCGTAGCGCCTTTTCACCTGCTGCCTGTATATTGAAGGCAAATCCTGAAGAATTTCAAACCCTTTAAAATGTATGGCCCTGCGGTACGAAAACTTATTGAAAATATACTTTCTGTAAAGCTTAAAACTGTTCAGAAATGACTTTCTGAATAAGGACGAAATAGTTCCTTCAAGCCTTAACATGGATTCGCGCCATTTCAATGAATAACCTGTTATATTGGCTGAGCCCAGATAAGTAATTCTATCATCTACAATCAATAATTTGCGATGATTCCGCCGGTGATTGCGTGTAAAAAAATCGACAAAAAATTTTATCTTGGCAAAATAACGAACCTCTCCTCCATTGCTGGTTACAGGCAAGAAAAACGTATTTGAAGGAGGCGTACCCCATGAATCGAGCAACACTTTTACCTGAACGCCCTGCCGGCATTTTTCAGCAAGCAAATCCCTGAACTTCTCTCCGTTTTTATCATAAGCAAACTTATATGTTTCCAGATAAACAAACTTTTCAGCTGAAGCTATATCCTCAAGCATTGCTTTGTAAATTAAAGCAGGATCCGTAAAAAGCCGGGCTTTCTCAACAGCGTCGTAATTCATAAAAATGGAGTCAAACCTAATTAATGACAAAAATATTAAATCCCTTCACCTCTTTTACTTCTCATCACAAGAAATATCAAGCCAGCAAAACTCCGGCTTTGCGCGCATTTGTCATGAACAGTAAAAACAACAGGAGAAAAACCAGACAGAGAGTAACCAACTTTCATCTATTGGCACAACTATCAGGCTAAATGTAAAGAATCAATAGTCAAAAAAATCTGCTGAAAACAAGAAATCAGCCCAAAACGAGCTGCTTGATTTTGTCGGCATTCTTCATAGAAAGACCTTTGCAAAATATCTGACTTCGCGAATAGGATTTGATAAAAACAGATGCCCCGACTCCAATCTTCTTCACTTCAACATTTACAACATTCCTGAGTGGAATAGAGATATACCTTATGGGCGAAAACGGATTTTTCTTTTGCTTAATCGTTATATAAGTATCGTCAATCTCGATAATATCGGAACTCAGCAACGAGCCGCCATGAATAAAATCAGCACTAAATTTATAGAATCTTGAAGGTGACATCATCTTATTAAAACATAAAATTAACAATTAGTTATACAAACCCTGAACAGAAGTTTCCATTACATCCACCTGAATTCTCCTGCAAAAACATTTCTCATGCATTTCAACGATCTTAGTCAATTCTTCGACATTGTATGCCTTCAAAATATTATATGACTCTCTTAAACTCAGGCACGAAGCATTCAGCCTGAAAGGACAAGTAGCATTTCTCTTGCCTGCCGGACATTGCCTGACCAGGCCAAGCGCTTTAACAACTAAATAATTTCTTTCCATAACAGCTGAATCTTTTCACAGGCAGACATCTTAAACCATCAACACCCCAAAAACAACCATATTTACCTGATGTATCACATTTCAGTTCATAACTATCTGCCTGCGTGCATTTATATTTTGCAATAAGCATTTTGACATTTTTTTAACCTTTTTTCAAACCGGCCGAAAACATTAAACCAGGGTAATTCCCTGATAAATCATAATACCTCCTTTTAGCGGGAGATGTAAAGATGTTAGCAAACTGATACTCCCCTGAAAATTATAAAGAACGCCCGCATTAAACCCTGACATTGGTTTGTTTTTAAAAGTAAGTGCACCGTATTGCGTTGTCAGTTCTGCCTTGTTATAAACGACAGTACCAGCAGCAAAGCTCCACTTGGTATTCTTATAGAATTCAGCATATGCTCTTTGCCCCTGAGAAAATGACATTTTCAGGAGACAAATGCTGAACAACAGGCTCAGCAATGCAATTTTTAAAGAAACCCTTATCATGTGAGGTAATTCATATTTGAATGCCCTTCATAACTATGTTAACCAATAACAGACACATTTTTTCAGCCGTATACTGTGGGAAAGCCCCCCAAGAAGCATTGCTTCTCTCAATACTTTTTGCTTTCCTATATTTCCTGCCTATTAATTATTTCTGAACACTGCAATATTATACAAATAAAAAGCATAAAAGGGGGAAGATTATCCAGCGTACCCACTTTTTTATCCAGCGTATATAAAATTGCCAAAAAACGTAGGAAAAATGAAAATTCCTATAAGCTTTTTAGCAGCTTCATCAACTCTTCGCGCCGGCGATGCGAAACCGGAATTTCACTGCCATCGCTTAGAATACAGACAGAGTCTTCCTTCTTAAATTTCCTTAAAAATTTTAGATTTATTATATGAGAGTGATGAAGCCGGAAAAAATTACGCTCTTCCAGAAAATCCACAAATTCTTTAATAGACTTTGAGATCATAATTTTCTCATTGTCTTCCATATAAAACGCTGTATAATTCCTGTCCGATTCACATCTTACAATTTTCTCTACATCAACAACATGAATGGTATCAGCTGTTTTCAGGACAATTTTTCCAATTTCAGGCTGCACTGGCCGCATATAGTCTTCCAGAAGCTTTTTCAGCCTAACGTTAAGATTTTCATTGTCAATTGTTTTCGAAGCTTTTTCTATTGACTCTTTAAGCTCAGTCGGATCTATAGGTTTGGTCAAATAATCTATTGCATTGTATTTAAATGCTTTAATTGCATATTCTTCGTAAGCGGTAATAAATATAAGGTGAAATGAAACAGGCATAGTTTTGCGCAACAAATCAAAACCTGTACCATCAGGCATTTTTATATCGAGCAGCACCAAATCAGGTTCAAATTCCTGAATGGCTGCAATACCGGAATTCACGCTGTCGCCTTCGGCCACAACCTCTACCCCCGAACAGTACAATTTTAAAATTTCGCGAATCATTTCGCGCGATTTCGATTCATCGTCTATAACTACCACTCTTATCATATCCGTATTTTAATTTTTTAGTTAACAAATTTATGAAAATACAATCAAATAATAAATATATCAGCAAAATAATAAAAAGTAATAAACAACAAAACAAAGCCGGATTTTTGTTTAACTGTTAATTTACCGGCCTCTTTCACAGGTCAAAAACAGTCATCGGAATTGCATTTTTTGTAAAAAATCATTAAATTGCAATAAAAATCTGACACCTGCTTGATGAACTGTCAACAGAAATAAACTTTCAGCAATCCGGCCTTTCAGGATATTTTGGATGGCTGCTATCATTAGTAAAAAGCATATGGGGCTGATTACGTTAATAAATGTACATTTGTTAAAAATTTCAGAATATGCTTAAATCAATGACAGGCTTTGGCAAAGGCACAGCCGAAATAGAGGGAAAAACCATCAATATTGAGATTAGAACACTCAATAGCAAGCAGTTTGATCTTAATCTCAGAATCCCTGCACTTCTCCGTGAGCGCGAATCAGAAATCAGAACACTACTGGCCAGATCGATTGAAAGAGGTAAAGTTGAGGTAAACGCAGGCATAGACTATACCGGAAGCGAGTTGCCGGCTTCTATCAATAAACCACTGGCCAAAGCATACTACAACGAGCTAAAAGCATTGGCCCACGAGTTGGATGCGCCTGCCACTGACATTTTTTCAATTGTAATGAAACTACCGGATGTTACGCGGCAACTGCAGGAACAAACCTCTGATGAAGACTGGAAAAAAATAATTTCAGCCTTTGAAAATGCCTTGCATCAACTTGATGAATTCAGAGCGCACGAAGGCAACCTGCTTGAAAAAGACTTCGCTGCCAGAATAAATACCATTATGCAGCTATTGTCGCAGATTGAACCATTTGAAGCTGCACGAAACGCGCAATTGCGTGAAAAACTCAGAAACGGATTTGCTGAATTTGCAGACAACAACACTTTTGACAACAACCGTTTTGAGCAGGAAATGATTTATTACCTCGAGAAACTTGATATTACTGAAGAAAAAGTAAGACTTACCAAGCACTGTCATTATTTTACCGATACCCTGAAAGAAAAAGAAGCCAATGGGCGGAAACTTAATTTTGTTTCTCAGGAAATTGGCAGAGAGATTAACACCATCGGTTCAAAAGCAAATGATGCCGGAATTCAAAAAATTGTGGTACAGATGAAAGACGAGCTTGAAAAAATTAAAGAACAACTTGCCAATATTCTATAACACCTGATGAACAAAGAAACTGACAAAAAACTCATCATTGTATCTGCCCCTTCAGGTGCAGGCAAAACTACCATTGTCAAACATCTTTTAACCTGCATACCTGAGCTGGGATTCTCAGTATCGGCCACCAGCCGGGCAATAAGAGCCGGAGAAACTCATGGCATTGATTACTTTTTTATATCAGCACGGGAGTTCAGGCAACGCATTGATGAAGGCGACTTACTTGAATGGGAAGAAGTATACCCGGGAAGTTTTTACGGCACCCTGAAATCAGAAGTATTCAGACTGATGAAAGAAGGAAAACATGTCATTTTTGACGTTGACGTAGTTGGCGGCCTCAACATTAAGAAGGCATTTGGCAATGATGCTCTTTCGGTTTTCGTAAGCCCTCCTTCGGTTGCCGAACTTGAAAACCGCCTGAAAAACAGGAATACCGACTCTCCTGAAACAATCAGCAAAAGAATTGCCAAAGCAAGATGGGAACTTGAATTTGCACCCAAATTCGATTACATATTAATTAACAACGACTTAGAAACAGCAAAAGCCGAAATACTGGAGAAAGTCCTGAATTTTATCAACAATTAAACCGAGCAGCAAAAGTGAACAAATCAGAGGTAGCATTGATGTTTTCCGATATCCGCGGATATTCACGACTACTCGAGCTTGACGAGGAGGAAGCGCTTGAATTGCTGGCTATTCACGACAGAATCTCGCATGAAGTCATTCACGAATACAATGGCCATCTTGTTAAAAGAATAGACGATTCTGTGCTTGCATCATTTGTTTCGGCCAACGACGCTTACCTGTGTGCCATTGATTTCCTGGAAAGGCTGAAGCAACAGAATGAGAACAAGGACAAACCCCGCCGATTACTGGTAAGCATAGGCCTGCACAAAGGCGAAGTTGAAATTCGCAACAATGCCATTCTGGGCGAACAGGTAAACATTGTGGCGCGCCTGCAAGCAATGGCTGAACCCGGAAGCATTTGCCTTTCCGACACCATCTATGAATCTATCAGCCGGTTTATTGACATCAAGGCCGTTGAATACCGCGATATTGAAATTGAAAATCTTCCCGGTAGCCATAACGTCTACAAAACACTATCGATTTACCGCGACGAGTTTAAAACCGAACCACCGGTTGCGCCCCAGGTATCCGATTTCAGATACCGCATCCTTGAAATTGAACAGCTAAGCGGAAACGGAAATTCGTTTATCTCAACAGCGCTTTCAGCACTGACAATTCTTTCAATTATGCTGCTGTTTATTGCCGCTGTGCAAGCCAATCAAACCGGCAGTAGCTTTCACCATCTTATACGCTCATGGTTTTTATCGCCGGTTACCTATACCGCAATTATTCCCGCTTCATTTTTTATTGCCCTGCTGTACGCCCGCCGGAAAACACGTGCCGTTTTTGACGATATACGTGATGTGGATCGCATTTTATCCTACATCATGTCGCAAATTGGTTACCGGCACCCTGTCCATTCCAAAGGCTTTATGCTTTTCAGACCTCAGGCCGGCAATTATTTTATACTGGGCATGCGTAAGTTCAGAGCCAGGGTTGATGGCAATACCATTATTTTGCAAGGGCCTTATCTTTATATGTCGCGGCTTATCAAGATGCTGAAATACTATGAACAAACCGGAAAAACAGACAAATTCTAAACGCACCGGACTCTTTTTTGGTTCATTCAACCCTATTCACAACGGGCATCTTTGTATTGCCGAATACATGATTGAATATGGAGGATTGAAAGAGGTTTGGTTTGTTTTGTCGCCGCACAATCCTTTGAAAGATAAAACTTCCCTGTTGTCAGATTATGCCAGGCTGGAAATGGTACAAGCCGCCATTTCTGACGACAGCAGATTCAGAGTCAGCGATATTGAATTTCACATGCCCCGGCCCAGCTACACCATTGATACGCTGACCCGTCTTACCGAGAAATACCCCGACAAGGAATTTGTGTTAATAGCCGGCACAGATGTTCTTCCTACTTTTCACAAATGGAAAAACTATGAACAGCTGCTCGGGTTATACAGTTTTATGATTTATCCTCGCGAAACCGGTATGGACCATGCATTACTTAATCATCCTGCGATTACCTTGGTGAATGCGCCTAAAATTGACATTTCATCAAGCTTTATCCGGAAAACGCTTTTGGCAGGAAAACAGGCCCGTTACTTTATGCCCGACAGTGTGTACAGGCTTATAGATAAGTACGGATACTATCTGAGATAAGAAAGAAATGCTGAATATATGGGCAACATCAGCCAATCGTTGCTGAAACTCTATAATTACTGCACCGGTGGCAGTCAGCTTATATCAAAGTAAATTTCGCCTGAAAAAATCACGGATTACAGGCAAAGCCACCTCCGGAGCTTCAAGAAATCCCATGTGGCCTACCTTATCAAGCAAAAGAATTTCAGCATGTGAGGGCAACATAGCCTGCGCCAGAATTTTATTATAGGGCATACGACTATCCTGCTTGCCCACTACAAACAGAAAGGGTATAGCTGAAGACATCAGCAAATCGAGGCCACCTTTACGCTCGCGCATACCTTCAAGTGCTGCCACAATACCTTTTGCCGAGATTGAGCCGGCACGATTTTGCAAAACCCCGATAGCTTCCGACAATTTTTCACGGTTTTCTTCAGCAAACAAATCGGGAATAAAATGATAGATAAAATTTGACCTGTTAAGGTTCACAATATCAATGGTTCTGCGCCGGTTTTCTTTGGTTTTATCATCATCAGGAGCGGCATGGGAATGAA from Lentimicrobiaceae bacterium includes:
- a CDS encoding alpha/beta hydrolase, which codes for MTTSISYKNTPVYYRTAGKGPWVILVHGFLESSEIWDDFATMLEKDFSVLVIDLPGHGRSGVAGDVHTMEMMAESIMAVADHLGIVEFAIAGHSMGGYVSLELASRYPERVKGLVLFHSHAAPDDDKTKENRRRTIDIVNLNRSNFIYHFIPDLFAEENREKLSEAIGVLQNRAGSISAKGIVAALEGMRERKGGLDLLMSSAIPFLFVVGKQDSRMPYNKILAQAMLPSHAEILLLDKVGHMGFLEAPEVALPVIRDFFRRNLL